A region from the Microcella frigidaquae genome encodes:
- a CDS encoding YqaJ viral recombinase family protein, whose amino-acid sequence MSAAVLEDLADRFGPSDADREEWLAARRQGITATEVRDLWLLDPGRRVLAMREMAEKKLGRRADSFSGNKYTAWGKEREPIIAELVRTRYGIEPESRLVRAAENPRHLASPDGIGSGLVADLVIAEIKTSGKDIAPGSDAFLATGYLAQMVWQMYVVGATLCLFAHEQRLGAGTDDDPFVPGETGFGWFSAEEHGSLLAELAAIADEFLAVLDEMGAEAFVEADIDEELDTLAVNVLRGRELEAEAKALKEPAWKRLQMLLDERGVPFQQESVLARITYTPGEVTTPDAFDEVAAVEADPALWDEVLQASQESERIAGVMARWAEHKAKFTKPGEPEKGRSRLTVTAVKPKR is encoded by the coding sequence ATGAGCGCGGCGGTGCTGGAGGATCTGGCTGACCGGTTCGGCCCGTCCGATGCTGACCGGGAGGAGTGGCTCGCCGCTCGCCGGCAGGGCATCACCGCGACCGAGGTGCGCGACCTGTGGCTGCTGGACCCGGGCCGTCGCGTGCTGGCGATGCGTGAGATGGCGGAGAAGAAGCTCGGCCGTCGTGCGGATTCGTTCTCGGGGAACAAGTACACGGCGTGGGGTAAGGAGCGGGAGCCGATCATCGCCGAGCTCGTGCGCACCAGGTATGGGATCGAGCCCGAGTCGCGGCTGGTGCGTGCTGCGGAGAACCCGCGGCACCTGGCCAGCCCTGACGGCATCGGCTCGGGGCTCGTCGCGGACCTGGTGATCGCGGAGATCAAGACATCGGGGAAGGACATCGCGCCCGGCTCGGACGCGTTCCTCGCGACCGGCTACCTGGCGCAGATGGTGTGGCAGATGTACGTCGTCGGCGCGACCCTCTGCCTGTTCGCCCACGAGCAGCGGCTCGGCGCCGGAACGGACGATGACCCGTTCGTTCCGGGCGAGACCGGTTTCGGCTGGTTCTCGGCGGAGGAGCACGGGAGCCTGCTGGCCGAGCTGGCGGCGATCGCCGACGAGTTCCTCGCCGTGCTGGACGAGATGGGCGCTGAGGCGTTCGTCGAGGCCGACATCGACGAGGAGCTCGACACGCTCGCCGTGAACGTGCTGCGCGGCCGTGAGCTGGAGGCGGAAGCGAAGGCCCTGAAGGAGCCCGCGTGGAAACGGCTGCAGATGCTGCTCGATGAGCGTGGTGTGCCGTTCCAGCAGGAGTCGGTGCTCGCGCGCATCACGTACACGCCCGGCGAGGTGACGACCCCCGACGCCTTCGACGAGGTCGCCGCTGTCGAGGCCGATCCCGCGCTCTGGGACGAGGTGCTGCAGGCCAGCCAGGAGTCCGAGCGGATCGCTGGCGTGATGGCGCGGTGGGCGGAGCACAAGGCGAAGTTCACGAAGCCGGGAGAGCCCGAGAAGGGCCGGTCGCGGCTGACCGTGACGGCGGTGAAGCCGAAGCGGTGA
- a CDS encoding ParB/RepB/Spo0J family partition protein — protein MSMEIREVAPGDLIVAANVRRDVALTKEFVASVKQHGVKVPVLVQEGPTGLEVLDGQRRTLAAVEAGLSVVPVVVQPVVTDEGQRIVDQLVVNEHRSGLSNADQVEAIRDLALFGLSASAIAKKTGEKKATVDVALKVAAVPAAVEVMREKQVSLEDAAMLAEVAEVDEEFAAELGEKLAKGYNVGYDVREWRFERAKAAAMAEIEAAGVEVVEPLGYDADDPRAVRDLFLDEAFERRMDGLDEAEMKQIAGDGLVAFLSWGWGGADRNERVVEVEYGVRGWRERGLFGRDRSAYASKPAAPTTPEEAEALKAERRAARERTKAWEIATEGRLVFLQGLLQRKTLPAGWELQVALLLCRSSSNINWSMAKGLLQASEQDSEYVGYLTLRRMLSENPARAAHVALAVALAEREGGRDFDRKGWQAEGVADYLRLLNGWGYELADVEREVVEGAQAA, from the coding sequence ATGAGCATGGAGATTCGTGAGGTCGCCCCGGGCGATCTGATCGTGGCGGCGAACGTGCGCCGCGACGTGGCGCTGACGAAGGAGTTCGTGGCGTCGGTGAAGCAGCACGGCGTGAAGGTGCCTGTGCTGGTGCAGGAGGGCCCGACGGGGCTGGAGGTGCTGGATGGTCAGCGGCGCACGCTGGCGGCCGTGGAGGCGGGTCTGAGCGTCGTTCCGGTGGTCGTGCAGCCCGTGGTGACCGATGAGGGCCAGCGGATCGTCGATCAGCTGGTGGTGAACGAGCACCGGTCGGGCCTGTCGAACGCGGATCAGGTGGAGGCGATCCGTGACCTGGCACTGTTCGGCCTGTCTGCGTCGGCGATCGCGAAGAAGACCGGGGAGAAGAAGGCGACGGTCGACGTCGCGCTGAAGGTCGCTGCCGTTCCTGCTGCGGTCGAGGTGATGCGTGAGAAGCAGGTGTCGCTGGAGGACGCGGCGATGCTGGCCGAGGTGGCGGAGGTCGACGAGGAGTTCGCGGCCGAGCTCGGCGAGAAGCTGGCGAAGGGCTACAACGTCGGCTACGACGTGCGCGAGTGGCGGTTCGAGCGGGCGAAGGCTGCGGCGATGGCGGAGATCGAGGCGGCCGGGGTGGAGGTCGTGGAGCCGCTCGGATACGACGCGGACGACCCGCGCGCGGTTCGTGACCTGTTCCTTGACGAGGCGTTCGAGCGGCGCATGGACGGGCTTGATGAGGCCGAGATGAAGCAGATCGCAGGGGATGGTCTCGTGGCGTTCCTCAGCTGGGGGTGGGGAGGTGCCGACCGTAACGAGCGCGTCGTCGAGGTCGAGTACGGCGTGCGCGGCTGGCGCGAGCGGGGACTGTTTGGCCGCGACCGCTCCGCGTATGCGAGCAAGCCTGCGGCCCCGACCACGCCGGAGGAGGCCGAGGCGCTGAAGGCGGAGCGGCGCGCGGCGCGCGAGCGGACGAAGGCGTGGGAGATCGCGACCGAGGGGCGGCTGGTGTTCCTGCAGGGGCTGCTGCAGCGGAAGACTCTGCCGGCCGGGTGGGAGTTGCAGGTCGCGCTGCTGCTGTGCCGCTCGAGCTCGAACATCAACTGGTCGATGGCGAAGGGGCTCCTGCAGGCGTCGGAGCAGGACAGCGAGTACGTGGGCTACCTGACGCTGCGGCGCATGCTGTCGGAAAACCCGGCGCGCGCGGCGCACGTCGCGCTCGCTGTGGCGCTGGCCGAGCGTGAGGGCGGCCGCGACTTCGACCGGAAGGGCTGGCAGGCGGAGGGCGTGGCGGACTACCTGCGGCTGCTCAACGGCTGGGGCTACGAGCTCGCCGATGTCGAGCGTGAGGTCGTTGAGGGAGCGCAGGCGGCGTGA
- a CDS encoding helix-turn-helix domain-containing protein, with amino-acid sequence MSVKVSSWVWHDATQEVNGNELILLLALADVADDFGRCRFVDAETALTYDGLARKVRVDRRTIERLIPKLRDRGLIEQIKGVKGRPNEFRVLVPWASQSADKVSELRPDSPTAPQNSPTAVQEFPDNDDIRSSLIRIDVRDVERGRASRGTTIAEPFIVTVEMRQWAAAETPLVDVDRSTRMFVDYWRAATGAKATKRDWLATWRNWLRRDQERAEQRGGVKLSPADRAMATIALGADQKAVGA; translated from the coding sequence GTGAGCGTGAAGGTGTCGAGCTGGGTGTGGCATGACGCCACCCAGGAGGTCAACGGGAACGAACTGATCCTGCTGCTTGCGCTCGCCGACGTCGCCGACGACTTCGGCCGGTGCCGGTTCGTCGACGCGGAGACGGCGCTGACCTACGACGGGCTCGCGCGGAAGGTGCGCGTCGACCGTCGCACGATCGAGCGGCTGATTCCGAAGCTGCGCGACCGGGGTCTGATCGAACAGATCAAGGGCGTGAAGGGTCGCCCGAACGAGTTCCGCGTGCTGGTGCCGTGGGCGTCACAATCCGCCGACAAAGTGTCGGAACTCCGTCCGGATTCCCCGACAGCGCCGCAGAATTCCCCGACAGCGGTGCAGGAATTCCCCGACAACGACGACATTCGCTCCTCTCTTATACGTATAGACGTAAGAGACGTAGAGAGAGGGCGCGCTTCGCGCGGCACCACCATCGCCGAACCGTTCATCGTGACCGTCGAGATGCGGCAGTGGGCGGCCGCCGAGACACCGCTGGTCGACGTCGACCGCAGCACTCGCATGTTCGTCGACTACTGGCGGGCGGCGACGGGCGCGAAGGCGACGAAGAGGGACTGGCTGGCGACGTGGCGGAACTGGCTGCGACGTGACCAGGAGCGCGCTGAGCAGCGCGGCGGGGTGAAGCTGTCGCCGGCTGATCGTGCGATGGCGACGATCGCGCTGGGCGCCGATCAGAAGGCGGTCGGCGCATGA
- a CDS encoding BRO family protein, whose amino-acid sequence MRTVMVDGAPWFVAGDVARILGYRDAANMTRRLDEDEKGTRSVSTPGGQQNLTIISEAGLYGAVLGSQVSEARSFKRWVTHEVLPSIRKTGAYGSALPTSFAEALELAAAEARRVEALEAQAALDAPKVAAYERLMDADGLLSMEAVAKIGGIGRTTLYARLREARVIVQGGSRMPYQRYMHWFDVKVTVHEGRDGFEYVDYTPRVRPSALVKVLEKAGVTLRADSVPQQLAGFGGMS is encoded by the coding sequence GTGCGCACGGTCATGGTCGATGGTGCGCCGTGGTTCGTCGCGGGCGACGTGGCCCGCATCCTCGGCTACCGCGACGCGGCGAACATGACGCGTCGCCTCGACGAAGACGAGAAGGGTACTCGCTCAGTGAGTACCCCTGGCGGCCAGCAGAACCTCACGATCATCAGCGAGGCCGGACTCTACGGCGCTGTGCTCGGAAGCCAGGTGTCAGAGGCGCGCTCTTTCAAGCGGTGGGTGACGCACGAGGTGTTGCCCAGCATCCGCAAGACAGGCGCGTACGGCTCAGCACTGCCGACATCGTTCGCGGAGGCCCTCGAGCTTGCGGCTGCTGAAGCCCGCCGAGTCGAGGCGCTCGAGGCGCAGGCCGCCCTCGACGCACCGAAGGTCGCTGCCTATGAGCGTCTGATGGATGCCGACGGCCTTCTTTCGATGGAAGCCGTGGCGAAGATCGGCGGCATCGGGCGCACCACTCTGTACGCACGCCTGCGCGAAGCCCGCGTGATCGTGCAGGGCGGTTCGCGGATGCCGTATCAGCGGTACATGCACTGGTTCGACGTCAAGGTGACCGTCCATGAGGGCCGCGACGGGTTCGAGTATGTCGACTACACGCCGCGCGTGCGTCCCTCCGCGTTGGTGAAGGTGCTGGAGAAAGCGGGCGTCACCCTGCGCGCAGATTCGGTGCCGCAGCAGCTCGCTGGGTTTGGGGGCATGTCGTGA
- a CDS encoding DNA-methyltransferase produces MSEVIYADEFVQLFLGDYRDADLSQMDATAIITDPPYGETSLEWDRWPTGWLDDACSIAPALWSFGSMRMFLEHGKEFTDAGYRFAQDLIWEKHNGSGLAADRFRRVHEIATHWYHGEWADVKHTTPTTADGSPRVVRRRESKGEHQGSRGASSYVSEDGGPRLMRSVIKVRSEHGRAVHPTQKPVGIVAPLIEYSTERGDLVVDLFGGSGTTAVAARALGRRCVIFEAREDYALAAAKRLAQQTFDLEGLSA; encoded by the coding sequence ATGAGTGAGGTTATCTACGCCGACGAGTTCGTGCAGCTGTTCCTCGGCGACTACCGCGACGCAGACCTGTCGCAGATGGACGCGACAGCCATCATTACCGACCCGCCCTACGGGGAGACAAGCCTGGAGTGGGACCGCTGGCCGACTGGTTGGCTTGACGATGCCTGTTCGATCGCACCCGCGCTCTGGAGCTTCGGGTCGATGCGGATGTTCCTGGAACACGGAAAAGAGTTCACTGACGCGGGCTATCGGTTTGCGCAGGACCTGATCTGGGAGAAGCACAACGGGTCAGGGTTGGCCGCCGATCGCTTCCGGCGCGTGCATGAGATCGCCACGCACTGGTACCACGGCGAATGGGCCGACGTGAAGCACACGACACCGACCACTGCTGACGGGAGCCCGCGCGTCGTTCGTCGACGCGAGTCCAAGGGCGAGCACCAGGGCTCGCGAGGGGCGAGTAGCTACGTCTCTGAGGATGGCGGACCCCGGCTCATGAGGTCGGTGATTAAGGTCCGTTCGGAGCACGGTCGCGCGGTGCACCCCACCCAGAAGCCGGTGGGCATCGTCGCGCCGCTCATTGAGTACAGCACCGAGCGGGGCGACCTCGTCGTTGACCTGTTCGGCGGCTCGGGCACGACTGCTGTGGCCGCGCGAGCGCTGGGTCGTCGCTGCGTCATCTTCGAGGCGCGCGAGGACTACGCCCTGGCCGCCGCGAAACGACTCGCGCAGCAGACGTTCGACCTGGAAGGCCTGAGCGCATGA
- the bet gene encoding phage recombination protein Bet translates to MTSTTLALPTTSNVHEWNDEEKAIVEAAGLVHTDSQTGQKTLAERPVVAAFLAHCAQTQLNPLARQIYCIARKSKGQLKWQIQISIDGARLVAERSGEYAGQTTPEFTSDGVTWTQVWLSSDPPKAARVGVLRKSFKEPLYAIALWDAYAVYDDVWENGRKTGEKKPSAMWSKMGPLMLAKCAEMLALRKAFPQDLSGLYSSEEMQQAGGALVERETPVTRELGVGPDGDVVETHPGAVIRNQRAQAARVASAPEAPARDWAAELEQVTDLDGLRFLYREAQRVGAFAEPVTFQGVGQTVEQALWKAKEALEETTPPLVEAKPTKVKPRDWLREGRALDAEQLRALIIEASTAGAADEVVGQLEEMYRSLSAVAPVEGASWAEDAGDDRWQGSPAVLDAEVVADDDEVI, encoded by the coding sequence ATGACGAGCACGACCCTGGCGTTGCCGACGACGAGCAACGTGCACGAGTGGAACGACGAGGAGAAGGCGATCGTGGAGGCCGCTGGCCTCGTGCACACGGATTCGCAGACCGGACAGAAGACGCTGGCGGAGCGGCCCGTGGTGGCCGCGTTCCTGGCGCACTGCGCGCAGACGCAGCTGAACCCGCTGGCGCGGCAGATCTACTGCATCGCGCGGAAGTCGAAGGGTCAGCTGAAGTGGCAGATCCAGATCTCGATCGACGGCGCACGCCTGGTGGCGGAGCGGTCGGGCGAGTACGCGGGGCAGACGACGCCGGAGTTCACCAGCGACGGGGTGACGTGGACGCAGGTGTGGCTGTCCTCTGACCCGCCGAAGGCCGCCCGTGTGGGTGTGCTGCGGAAGTCGTTCAAGGAGCCGCTGTACGCGATCGCCTTGTGGGATGCGTACGCGGTGTACGACGACGTGTGGGAGAACGGTCGCAAGACGGGGGAGAAGAAGCCGTCGGCGATGTGGTCGAAGATGGGGCCGCTGATGCTGGCGAAGTGCGCTGAGATGCTGGCGCTTCGGAAGGCGTTCCCGCAGGACCTGTCGGGGTTGTACTCGTCAGAGGAGATGCAGCAGGCGGGTGGCGCTCTGGTCGAGCGTGAGACGCCGGTGACGCGTGAGCTCGGCGTCGGGCCTGACGGCGACGTGGTCGAGACTCACCCGGGAGCGGTGATCCGCAACCAGCGTGCGCAGGCTGCTCGCGTTGCGTCGGCGCCGGAGGCTCCCGCGCGTGACTGGGCGGCCGAGCTCGAGCAGGTCACTGACCTCGACGGTCTGCGGTTCCTGTACCGGGAGGCGCAGCGGGTCGGCGCGTTCGCTGAGCCGGTCACGTTCCAGGGTGTCGGGCAGACCGTCGAGCAGGCGCTCTGGAAGGCGAAGGAAGCCCTGGAGGAGACGACGCCGCCGCTGGTGGAGGCGAAGCCGACGAAGGTGAAGCCGCGCGACTGGCTGCGTGAGGGGCGCGCTCTGGATGCGGAGCAGCTGCGGGCGCTGATCATCGAGGCGTCGACGGCTGGTGCGGCTGACGAGGTGGTCGGTCAGCTGGAGGAGATGTACCGGTCGCTGTCGGCGGTGGCGCCGGTGGAGGGCGCGTCGTGGGCTGAGGATGCGGGTGATGACCGGTGGCAGGGGTCGCCCGCGGTGCTTGACGCCGAGGTCGTCGCTGACGATGACGAGGTGATCTGA
- a CDS encoding replicative DNA helicase, translating into MSDEYTYTDADAPDDVAVKRDVPWSLEAEQSALGSMMLSRDALEDVMAVVQPDHFYLPKHETIARAIGVLVARNEPVDVLTVGDELQKHGALGKAGGAAYLHELAGIPTVVSNAGYHAQIVNDHARRRVLLQVGMQITTKAYASEGTVDELEDAARRALDAATSRAGRSVRRIGDALDQIIDTLDEKPQFLPTPWQPIDKLIGGFAPGSLVVVAARPGQGKTIALMQTAVKLARHGMVAFSSLEMTEAELGVRLLSYLGEIPMQSLRNHSLTDLEWKRVAETRTKAREAPIFINDAGGQTLATIRQHARAVARRGKLTGIAVDYLQLVQGEGSDRRVVVDSISRGLKQIAKDFNVPVLAAAQLNRPQQARGGPVEPTLASLREAGGIEQDADVVILLHRDAEKHPRDIKFIVAKNRHGELGAVKLAWEAHFARFVEKPWTPTHHLYEES; encoded by the coding sequence ATGAGTGACGAGTACACGTACACCGACGCTGACGCACCCGACGATGTCGCGGTGAAGCGCGACGTGCCGTGGTCGCTCGAGGCAGAGCAGTCGGCACTGGGGTCGATGATGCTCTCGCGCGACGCGCTCGAAGACGTCATGGCGGTCGTGCAGCCGGATCACTTCTACCTGCCGAAGCACGAGACGATCGCCCGCGCGATCGGCGTCCTGGTCGCCCGCAACGAGCCGGTGGACGTGCTCACGGTCGGCGACGAGCTGCAGAAGCACGGCGCGCTCGGCAAGGCGGGAGGCGCCGCCTACCTGCACGAGCTTGCCGGCATCCCGACCGTGGTCAGCAACGCGGGCTATCACGCCCAGATCGTGAACGACCACGCTCGGCGCCGTGTGCTGCTGCAGGTCGGTATGCAGATCACGACGAAGGCGTACGCGTCGGAGGGGACCGTCGATGAGCTCGAGGATGCGGCACGGCGTGCTCTGGACGCGGCGACGTCGCGCGCGGGGAGGTCGGTGCGGCGCATCGGCGACGCGCTGGATCAGATCATCGACACCCTCGACGAGAAGCCGCAGTTCCTGCCGACGCCGTGGCAGCCGATCGACAAGCTGATCGGTGGGTTCGCGCCCGGGTCGCTCGTCGTCGTCGCCGCACGTCCCGGGCAGGGGAAGACGATCGCGCTCATGCAGACGGCGGTGAAGCTCGCCCGGCACGGCATGGTCGCGTTCTCCTCGCTCGAGATGACCGAGGCCGAGCTCGGCGTGCGTCTGCTGTCGTACCTGGGCGAGATCCCGATGCAGTCGCTGCGGAACCACTCGCTGACCGACCTGGAGTGGAAGCGGGTCGCGGAGACGCGTACGAAGGCGCGCGAGGCGCCGATCTTCATCAACGATGCGGGCGGACAGACGCTGGCCACGATTCGACAGCACGCGCGCGCGGTCGCGCGTCGGGGGAAGCTGACCGGGATCGCGGTGGACTACCTGCAGCTGGTGCAGGGCGAAGGGTCGGACCGGCGTGTGGTGGTCGACTCGATCTCGCGTGGCCTGAAGCAGATCGCGAAGGACTTCAACGTGCCCGTGCTGGCGGCCGCGCAGCTGAACCGACCGCAGCAGGCGCGCGGTGGCCCTGTCGAGCCGACTCTGGCCAGCCTGCGCGAGGCGGGCGGTATCGAGCAGGACGCCGACGTGGTGATCCTGCTGCACCGCGATGCGGAGAAGCATCCGCGAGACATCAAGTTCATCGTGGCGAAGAACCGGCACGGCGAGCTGGGCGCGGTGAAGCTCGCGTGGGAGGCGCACTTCGCTCGGTTCGTGGAGAAGCCGTGGACGCCGACGCATCACCTGTACGAGGAGAGCTGA
- a CDS encoding helix-turn-helix domain-containing protein yields MTSQVIYLTTNEVAQFARVDASTVRRWVERGELKPAMTLPGGHYRFAQADVHKALGVSAEGAA; encoded by the coding sequence ATGACATCGCAAGTGATCTATCTCACGACGAATGAGGTCGCGCAGTTCGCGCGGGTCGACGCATCCACCGTTCGGCGCTGGGTCGAGCGCGGCGAGCTGAAGCCCGCGATGACACTCCCCGGCGGCCACTATCGCTTTGCCCAGGCAGATGTTCACAAGGCGCTCGGGGTTAGCGCGGAGGGTGCCGCGTGA